CTCCGGCGCCCCCGTGCGGGGCGGGCTGCTGTCGCGGTCCTCGGGGGAGGAGCGCCACCCGTACGCCGTGCTCGAGAGCGCCGACTTCGTGACCTACGGCATGCCGGGCAGCGAGGAGGTCGTCGACGCGGTCGTCGCCTCGATGGCCGAGGTCGCCGTGGAGCTGGTCCGGTGAGTGCGCTCGCGGCGGCGTGCGCGTGGGCCGTCGGGGCCGTGCTGCTCGCCTCCGGCCTGTCGCACACCCGGGCGCCCGGGTCGACGCGGGCCGCGCTGCAGGCCCACGGGACCCTGCCGGCCCCCACCCACCGGTGGCTCGCCCTCGGGCTGGGCCCCGTCGAGCTCGTGCTGGCCGTCGGCCTGCTCGCGGCCGGGGCGGGTCTGCTCGGCGGCCCGGGCGTCCGCGCCCTCGCCCTCGGTGCCGCCGCGCTCTGCCTGGGTTTCGCGGCCTACCTCCGGGTGGTGCGGCGGCGCACCCACGGGCAGGAGGTCCCCTGCGGCTGCGGGCTCGGCACCGCCCCGGTCACCGGCTGGAGCGTGCTGCGGGCCGGTCTGCTGGCCGCCTTCGCGCTCGTGACGCTGGCGCTGCCGACCGGCCCGTGGACCGCCGCCCCCGGCGCACCGGTCTGGGCCCAGGTCGTCGTGGCGGCCGGCGGCGGGCTGGCGCTCGCCGTGGCCACGGCCGCGCTGCCCGCCGCCCGGGCGGTCCCCGCCGGGCTCACCACCCTGACCGGGGCGGCGCGATGAGCTTCACCGCCTCCGCCCTCGTGCTCGCGTTCGTCGCCATCGCGCTCCTCGCCCTGGGGCTGGCCGGTCTGCTGCGGCAGGTCAGCCTGCTCACCCAGCAGCTCGAGGGCGGTGCGGCGGCACCGCACCGGGGCGCCGGCGCGCGCACCACCCGTGAGCTGGTGGGGTTCCGGGTGCCGGGGGACCTGGCCGCCGAGCTCGTCGACCCCGCCGCACGGCATACCCTCCTCGCCTTCGTCTCTCCCGGGTGCAGCTCGTGCTCCATCACCCTGCGGTCGCTCGCCGCGGACCCGCAGGTCGTGGACGGGTCGACGGCGCTGACCCTCGTGTCGGCGGGCTCCTGCGGCCCCGGTCTGCAGGACGCCGAAGGATCGGCGCGGCTGCACTGCCTGCCGCAGGGCCGGGCGGTGATGGACCGGCTGGCGGTCCCGGCCACCCCCTACCTCGCGCTGCTCGACGCCTCGGGCACCCTCCGGGCGGCGCTGCTGCCCGAGGAGGACACCGATCTCGGCGCCTGGCTGCGCCAGGTCGACTCGCCGCTCCGCCAGGTCGACTCGCCGCTCCGCCAGGTCGACTCGCCCCTTCACCAGGCCGCTGCACGACCGACGACGAGGGAGGACGGCCCGTCATGACCCGCTTCGAGGACCTGCCGGTGGCCGACACCGGACGCCTGCGTGACCGGCTGCGGGAGCGGCCCAGCCGTCGCGGTTTCCTGGCCCGGGTGCTGGGCGCGGGGACGGCGGTCGGTGTCGGGTCGCTGGCGCTGGTCAACCGGGGCGGCAGCCAGGTGCGGGCGCAGGCCGCCTACTTCCTGGACTACACCGACACCTCGACCGGGCCGTGCGCGACCTACGCCCGCGACCACACCGAGAACGGCATCCAGTGCGGCCCCTCGCCCATGTGCCGCGACGGGTCGTGCTGCTGGAAGTACCGCTCCGGGGCCGGCAACGTCGTGGCCTGGCACAAGAACGGGCCCGGGGTCGACCGCTACTACACCCACCGGCCGGACGACTGCTGGGGCGGCGTCTACGACTCCTGGCACTGGAAGTTCAGCGACGGCCGGACCTACCGCTGCTCCGACGGCTGGACCTGCTCCGGCTCGGGCTCCTGCGTCGCGACGATCTGCCCGTGGGCGATCTAGAGGACCCGGACCTGCCGGTCGTGGCCGACGCCGCGACCGGGGTCCCGCTGCGCCGCCGCTGGGCCGCCGACCCGTTGCCGCTGCTCCTGCTCCTCGGGGCCGGCGGCCTGGCCTGCCTGCTGCTGCTCCCGGTCGCGGGGCCGCTGTGGATCGTCCCGGCGCTCTTCGCGGTGACCGTCGCCGGGGTGGCGCTGTCCGGGTCTACCTGAGGCGTCAACAGCGCGTGGGCGCTGGTGGCCTCGGTCCGGGGCCGACAACGACAGCTCTCCCTCTGGGGAGCCTTCGCCGCCGGGACGACCCTGGGCGGTGCCGCCACCGGGCTGGGTCTCGGTGTCCTGGCCGGGCTGGTCAGCCCGGTGCCGCCGCAGGTGCGGCTGGTGCTGCTCGTGGTGCTCGTGGTGGCGCTCGTCCTGCTCGACGCGGTCACCCCGAGGCTCCCGCTGCCGCAGCGCTCGATCCTCATCCCCCAGGAGGTGTTCGCCCGGGGCATGGCGCGGGGCGGGCTGCGCTTCGGCCTGGAGTACGGCTGCGGGTGGCGGACGCTCGTGCCGTCCGCCGCGGCATACCTCGCCGCGGTGTTCGTCCTGCTCGTCGTGCCGCCGTGGTGGGTCGCCGTCGTCCTGGGTGCCGCCTTCGGCCTCTCCCGGTCCTGGGCGGTGCTCCTCTCCATCTGCCTGGGCTCACCCGGCTGGCAGGCCTTCCTGGCCGGGCACTCGCGCGTCCTGGAGCGCACCGGCAGCGCGCTCGCCGGGGTGCTGCTGCTCGCGGCGGCCTGGTCGCGGCTGGGCGGATAGGGTGGGAGGTATGGCGCGTCCCCACATCGCCGCCCAGCTCGAGGACTCCGTCCGACGGCGCACGAGCTCCAGCCTGCGTCGACGCGGCTGGCACGAGCGGTTGTTCGGCTACACCGGCTACGGCACGCCCGACCGGGGCCGGGTCTTCGCCCGGGTGCTGCTGTCGCGGCACGAGCCGGAGGAGTCGCGCACCGCGCTCACGCACGCGCAGGACTCGCTGCTCGACATCGCCCAGCGCGGCTGGCGGCTGTTCCTCACCGCGCCCGCCGTGGGGGTGACGGTCCACGTGCGGCTCGGGCAGGCGCATGCCACGGCCCGCACCGACCGCGGTGGCTACGTCGACGTCGAGCTGCCCCGGCACGGCCTCGGTCCGGGCTGGCAGGAGGCGCACCTCGACCTCGGCAACGGTGACTCGCTCACGGTGTCGGTGCTGGTCGTCGATCCGGCCGAGGGGGTCGGCCTGGTCAGCGACATCGACGACACGGTGATGGTGACCCACCTGCCTCGCATGTTCATCGCGGGGTGGAACACCTTCGTCCGCTCCGAGCAGGTGCGGCAGGCGGTGCCCGGCATGAGCGCGATGTACCGCGCCCTGCTCGCCGACGACCCGGGCATGCCGGTGTTCTACCTGTCGACCGGGGCGTGGAACACCGCGCCCGCCCTCACCCGCTTCCTGCGGCGCCACGACTTCCCGGTCGGTCCGATGCTGCTCACCGACTGGGGGCCGACCAACACCGGGTGGTTCCGGTCCGGGCAGGAGCACAAGGAGGCCGAGCTGCGGCGGCTGCGCGAGGACTTCCCCGGGATGCGCTGGATCCTCGTCGGTGACGACGGCCAGCACGACCCGGTGATCTACGGCGAGTTCGCCCAGGAGCACCCGGAGGCGGTCGAGGCGATCTGCCTGCGCGAGCTGACCCCCGCCGAGCAGGTCCTCTCCAGCGGTCTCCCGGTCGCGACCGACCAGCTGCTGGGCAAGCGCGTGCAGGTGCCGATGCTCAAGGCGTCCAACGGCTTCGGGCTGCACCAGCTCCTCGTCGGCGCCCGCAGCCGCACCCGGCCGGCGGAGGAGTCCTGATGCCCGAGCTGCCGGAGGTGCAGGCCCTCACGAACTTCCTGTCCGACCGGGTCACCGGGCGGGTCGTCACCGACACCGAGCTCGGGTCGATCGCCGTGCTCAAGACCTTCGACCCTCCGCCCTCCGCCCTCGTCGGGGCGCCGGTCGACGCGGTCCGCCGCCACGGCAAGTTCGTCGACCTCGACGTCGACGGCACCCACCTGGTCTTCCACCTGGCCCGGGCGGGATGGTTGAGGTGGTACGACGAGGTCCCCCGGACGCAGGTGCGGCCCGGGCGCAGCCCCATCGCCCTGCGGGTGCGGCTGGACGACGGCGCCGGCTTCGACCTCACCGAGGCAGGGACCAAGAAGGGCCTCGCGGCGTATGTCGTGACCGACCCGGCCCAGGTGCCCGGGGTGGCGACACTGGGCCCGGACCCGCTGGCCGACGACTTCGACGAGGCCGCGTTCGCCGCGCTGCTGCGAGGGCGGCGCACCCAGGTCAAGGGCGTGCTGCGGGACCAGTCCATCCTCGCCGGGGTCGGCAACGCCTACTCCGACGAGATCCTGCACGCGGCCCGGCTCTCGCCCTTCGCGCTGGCGGCCGGCCTGACCCCGGAGCAGGTCGGCGAGCTCTACCGGGCGCTGCGCACGACCCTGGAGGCGGCGGTGATGGCGGCCGAGGGCAAGCCCGCCGCCGCCCTGAAGGACGCCAAGCGTGCCGGCATGAACGTCCACGGCCGCACCGGGGAGGCCTGCCCGGTGTGCGGCGACACCGTGCGCGAGGTCTCCTTCGCCGACTCCTCGCTGCAGTACTGCCCCACCTGCCAGACCGGCGGCAAGCCCCTCGCCGACCGCCGCATGTCGCGCCTCCTGCGCTGACCGCTCCCCGGCCCGAGAGGGCGCGACTGCGCCGGGTGTGTCGTCCGACCGCCCTGCTCGGCGTCATGTCCGCTGCAGTCGCGCACCACCTCACGCGGGATCGGGCCGAGCGGGGCGCCCGGCCGCGCAGAGCGGGTCAGCGGGGGAGCGTGAACAGCTGTCCCCGCCAGCCGAAGGCACGGGCGGCGTCGACGTGGTCGCGGCGGTCGTCGGTGAAGGCGACCTCCGACGGCGCCACCGGGCGGCCCAGTCGACGTTCGACGGCGGCGTGCGCCGCGGCATACGCCTCGGGCTCGGGCGTGGCGCCCCTCGGCCCGGATGCGTGGCCCTGGAGGACAGCGAGGTGCTCGAGCCCGGCACGCTCCAGCTCGCTCGTGAGGCGGTCGCTGCCGTCGGTGAGCAGGACGACGGGTATGCCGTCCGCCGCCAGCGAGGCCAGCAGCTGCTCGACCGGGCCGAGGAGCGGCACCCCGTCGAGGTCGAGCACGGCCACGCCGGCACGTCGCAGGAACGCGGCGACCCGCCAGGGGCGGTCAGGCACGGGTTTGGCGGCGACGACGTCCACCTGCCGGATGCGCACCTCTCCACGCCGGCCGACGACGACCAGCTCGTCCTCGGTGGCGGCGAGCAGCTCGCCGATGGTGTCGGTCGCTCGCTCACCGTCCTCGACGAGGTGGCGCACCACCACCCGGGATCCGACCGTCAGGGGTCGTCGATGAGCGTCAGGCACGGGCACCCCACCGGACTCGCGAGGAGAGTATGCCTCTCTCTTGTCTCACGGTAAGAAACAGGAAGACTGGTGCAGAGCGGTCAGACGACCGTCGGCTCCTGGCCGTCGGACCCGCCGACCATGCTCTTGCCGGCCCGGCTCCACGCCTGCATGCCGCCCTCGACGTTGACGACGTCGAAACCCTGCTGCACGAGCCACTCCACGGCCCGTCCCGACCGCCCACCGCTGCGGCAGACGACCGGCAGCGACGTGGAGGTCTCGGGCAGCTCGTCGATGCGGGCGGGGATGTCGCCGAGGGGGAGGTGGACGGCGCCGGGTGCGTGGCCGGCCGCCCACTCCTCGGGCTCGCGGACGTCGATGACGACGGCGTCGTCCGCGACGTCGCTGACGGGGATGCTGGGGATGTCGCTCATGCCCTCACTATGGCACCGCCGGTCGTCGCGCGTCGCTAGGGGAACGCCGTGGCCAGGGTTAGAGTGGTCGGCGGCTGAGCACCGCACAGGGGTGATCGCCGCGCCACCGACTCGATGCTCCGGTCTGTGCCGGGAGGGGAACGACACCGTATGACCACCGCCACCTCTGGCGCGACAGCGTCACGCCTGCCCGCGCGCAGCCGCGACAAGCGCCCTGCGCTGGCCCTGCTGGCGCTCCTGCTGGTCCTCGTGGGGGCGCTCGGCAGCGCGCTGCTCGTCTACCGCACCGGCAACCGCGTGCAGGTCCTCGTCGCGGCCCAGACGATCCAGCAGGGGGCGGAGGTGACCGAGGACGACTTCAGCGTCGCCGAGATCGCCTTCGAGGACGGTGCCCAGGTGGTGAGCGCCGAGTCGCTGCCGCAGTTCGTCGGCTCGCAGGCGGTGAGCACCATCCCGCAGGGCAGCCTCGTCTCGGGCCAGATGTTCACCCCGTCCGAGCTGGCCGAGCCGGGGGTCCAGCAGGTCGGCGTGGTCGTGGCGTCCCCGGGGCGGCCGGCCGACGCGATGCGGGCCGGTGACATCGTGCGCGTCTTCGCCACGGCCCCCGAGTCGGCGGTGGCGGCCGCCGAGGACGCGGAGCAGCTGGTCGAGGCCGCCAAGGTGGTCGCGGTCGGTCCGGTCGTCGACACCAGCGACACCATCCACGTCACGCTGCTCCTGCCCGAGGACGCCGCGCCCGCCGTCGTCGCCGCGAGCGCGACCGGCACCGTGGCGCTGTCGTTGCTGCCGGCCGACACCACGCCGGTGGTCGACTGGCGCACGGAGTGAGCGCGACATGGCCCTGATCTCGTTCTTCAGCGCCAAGGGCGCACCCGGGGTCACGAGCACCGCGATGCTCGTGGCGGCCCTCTGGCCGCGCCCGACGCTGCTCGTCGACGCCGACGGCAACGGCGGTGACCTGCTCATGCGGCTCCCCTCGGAGTCGGGTCTGGCCCTGACCCAGCACCCGGGGCTGCTCACCCTGCTGCCGCTCGCCCGGCACGGCCTGTCCTCGGGCGTCGTCCTGGACCACTCGCAGGTGGCGCTCGGCGGCCAGCAGGTCCTCGTCGGCCTGGAGACCTCCGAGCAGGCCGAGGCGTCGGCCGCCCTGTGGCCGACGCTGGCCCGCGCCTTCCGCGAGGTGCCGGGCACCGACGTGGTCGTCGACGCCGGCCAGCTCGCGGCCCGCTCCGGCCAGCTCTCGCTGGTGCAGCGCAGCGACCTCGTCGTGGGCGTCGTACGGGCCGAGCCGGCCAGCGTCATGCACATGCGGGAGCGGCTGACGGTGCTGACGCAGACGTTCGCCGCCCTGGGGCCGGACGCCCCGAGGATCGGGCTGGTCGCGCTCTCGGGCGTCCAGCGCCAGGACGAGGCGTCCTCGGCGATCGCCACCGTGCGGGCGGACTTCCCGGACGTGCTGGACCTCGGCCAGGTCGCCCTCGACCCCCGCCCGGAGCGGATGTTCCACGGCGACCCGGTGTCGCGCCCGGAGCGGACCATGCTCGTGCGCTCGGGCCGCTCGCTGGTCGAGCGGCTCGTCGCCGCGCTCGGCCCTGCCGTGGTCCCCGTGGCGGCGACGGGTGAGGGTGCGGACGAGGACGCGAGGAGCGGGGAGACCACGGACCAGCCCGCCGCCCCCGGCACGGCGACGGAGCAGGAGGAGGCCGCCGACGGCATACCCGGGGGTGAGCCCGCCGAGGCCGCCGGTGCCGTCGACGAGCAGCAGGACGCGGCCCAGGGCGAGAGGCGCCTGCGCCGCGAGCGACCCAGGAAGAAGAGGTGGAGCCTGCGATGACCACGTCCTCGACCCCCCTGCTGGCGGGCGCGAGCCCCGAGCAGCAGGCGGAGATGAACCAGCTGGTCCGCACCCTGCGCTCGCAGGTCGCCGACCGGCTCAACCAGCAGCGCCGCCGCGACGAGGTCGCCGGCCGCTCGCCCATGAGCAGCGAGGACGAGCGGCACTTCGCCCGCTCCCTCATCGTCCAGGTCCTCGAGGACCACGCCACCCTCATGATCACCGAGGGACGGGTGCCGCCCACCGCGGAGGAGGAGGAGCGGGTCGCCGCGGCGATCCACGCCGCGCTCTTCGGCGTCGGCCGGCTGCAGCCGCTGCTGGAGGACCGCGAGGTCGAGAACATCGACATCAACGGCTGCGACCGGGTCTTCGTGGGGTACGCCGACGGTCACGAGGAGATCGCGCCCCCGGTCGCGGACAGCGACGAGGAGCTCATCGAGCTCATCCAGATCCTCGCGGCCAACGTGGGTCTGACCTCCCGACCCTTCGACTCGGCCAACCCGCAGCTGGACCTGCGGCTGCCGGACGGCTCCCGGCTATCGGCCGTCATGGGCGTCTGCCAGCGGCCGTCGCTGTCGATCCGCCGGGCCCGGCTCGGCCAGGTCAGCCTGGAGGACCTGCTGGCGACCCAGACCTTCAGCGAGGACGTCATGCGCTTCCTCAAGGCGGCGGTCGCGGCCCGCAAGAACATCATGATCGCGGGGGCCACCAACTCGGGAAAGACCACGATGCTGCGCGCGATGGCCGCGGAGATCCCGTCCGAGGAACGGCTCATCACCGTGGAGCGGGCGCTGGAGCTGGGGCTGGACAAGTTCGAGGACCAGCACCCCAACGTCGTCGCCTTCGAGGAGCGGCTGCCCAACTCCGAGGGTGTGGGCATGGTGACGATGGCCGAGCTGGTGCGCCGCAGCCTGCGGATGAACCCCTCACGGGTCATCGTCGGCGAGGTGCTGGGCGACGAGATCGTCACCATGCTCAACGCGATGAGCCAGGGCAACGACGGCTCCCTGTCGACGATCCACGCCAACTCCTCGATGGAGGTCTTCAACCGCATCGCGACGTATGCCCTGCAGGCGGAGGAGAACCTCCCGGTCGAGGCGACGCACATGCTCATCGCGGGCTCCATCAACTTCGTCGTCTTCATGCGCAAGAAGAACGAGCACGCGACCGGCGGTGGCCTCATGCGCGGGGTGCAGTCGATCCGGGAGGTCACCGGCGTCGACGGCCGGGTGCTCTCCTCGGAGGTCTTCGCGGCCGGACCGGACGGCGTGGCCCGGGCCAAGGCGCCCATCGAGTGCATCGACGACCTGGTGCCCTTCGGCTACACGCCGACGCCGGTCACCCGGTGGGACTGATGGGCCAGCTCTACACGCTGCTCCTGCCCATGGCGACCGGTGCGGTCGTCGGGCTGGGGCTCTACGTCGCCGTCCTCGCGGTGGTCGGCCTGCCCGAGCGCGACCCGTCCACGCCGCGGCGCTTCGAGAACGTCACGCTGGGCGGGGTCAGCCGTCGCCTCGTCGCCGGCGTCGTGGTCGGCCTGCTCGTGCTCCTGCTGACCCGCTGGGTGGTGGCCGCGGTCGGGATCGGGCTGCTCGCCGGGCTGTGGGACCAGCTCACCGGCGACTCCCGCGCCGAGACCGCCGGCATCAACAAGCTCGAGGCGCTGGCCACGTGGACCGAGTCGTTGCGCGACACCATCGCCGGGGCCGTCGGGCTGGAGCAGGCCATCCCCGCCACGGCCGTCAACGCCGGGCCCTCCATCCGGTCCTCGCTCAACCTCCTCGTCGACCGGCTGCGCATCCGCGAGCCGCTGTCGGAGGCCCTCATCGACTTCGCCGAGGACCTCGACGACCCCTCCGCCGACGTCATCTGCTCGGCGCTCGTGCTCAACGCGCGGCTGCGCGGGCCGGGCCTGCGCGACGTCCTGGGCGCGCTCGCGGTGTCCACCCGCGAGGAGCTGGACATGCGACGGCGCATCTCCGCCAGCCGGCGCTCCATCCGGCGCTCGGTGAAGATCATCGTCATCATCGTGCTGTCCGTCATGGGCGGCCTGGCGCTCTTCAACCGGGTCTACGTCGAGCCCTACTCCAGCCTGGCCGGCCAGGGCGTGCTGCTCGTCGTGGCGGGCCTGTTCGCCGGCGGCCTGCTCTGGATGCGCAAGCTGTCCGAGCCGCAGAAGCTCAGCCGCTTCCTCGTGGTCAACCGGGCGGCCCGGGCGCGGGACATGGAGCAGCTGCTCGACGACGTCCGGGAGGGCGCCCAGACCGGGCGCTCGGGCCGCGGGGGCCGACGGTGAGCGCCATGGTCTGGCCGATGCTGGCCGGGGGCCTCGTCGGCCTGGGCGTCTACCTCTTCATCCGCACCCTGCTGCGTCCCCGGCCCGGGGTGGCGACCCTCGTGGCCCGGATCGACGCGGGGTCGCGCTCGATGCAGACGCACACGCTCTCGGAGTACGACACGTCGTTCGCCGACATGAGCAGCCGTGGCCGCTCGGTCATGACGGGTCTCGCGGACCGCTTCGAGGTGCTGGCCGCCCAGCGTGGCTGGCAGATGAGCCGGCACCGCGCCGACCTCACGATCCTCAACCGCAGCGTCGGCGCCATGCTGGCGCTCAAGGTCGTGAGCGGCACGATGCTGCTCCTCGTGGGACCCCTGGTGTGGGGGGCGCTGCGGCTCGGTGGCCTGGACGTCGGCCCGTCCATGCCCCTCGGCCTGGGGCTCCTGCTGGGCCTGCTCGGCTTCTTCCTGCCCGACGTCTCGCTGCGGGCCGAGGCCGAGCAGCGGCGGCGGGAGTTCCGCCGGACGGTGGGGATCTTCCTCGACCTGGTCGCGATGAACCTCGCCGGCGGCCGGGGGCTCCCCGAGGCGCTCCTCGCGGCCTCCTCGGTGAGCGACCACTGGTCCGTGGTCCGCATCCGCCAGACCCTGGCCAACGCGCGGCTCTTCGGCACCACCCCCTGGGAGGCCCTCGGGCGGCTCGGCAAGGACATCGGTCTGGAGGAGCTGGAGAGCCTGTCCGGCGCGCTGGTCCTGGCCGCCGACGACGGGGCGAAGATCCGCCAGTCCCTGTCCGCCCGCGCCACGACCATGCGCCGCAAGGCGCTGTCCGAGGCCGAGGGCGACGAGGGGGAGCGCTCCCAGTCCATGCTCATCGCCCAGATGCTGCTCGTGGTGGCGTTCCTGGTCTACCTCGCCTATCCGGCCCTGGTCGCGCTCATGACCGAGCAGGCCATCTGAGGGAACCTTCCCCGGACTGGCGTCGTCTGGGTAGTTGTGCAACTATCCTGAGTTGCGACCCCGGCATTCCCGGGGTCATGACCATGACCGAGGGGTGTCCATGAAATCGATGAGAGCGTATGCGCTGCGTGTCCGGCGTGACCTGATCGCCCAGAAGGACCGGGGGGCGTCCGCGCTGGAGTGGGCCCTCATCGCGGCGGTCGTCGTCGTCGCGGCAGCGCTCATCGGGGCCGCCGTCTACAACGTCATCGCCACGCGGGCCGCCCAGGTCGAGTCCTGCGGCAACGTGGGTCCGGGCGGCACCTGCTGATGCCCCTCCGCCGTCGCCCGCAGGTGCGGACGCGGCGGGAGGTCGGCCGGGGCGTCGACCGCGGCAGCTCGGCGCTGGAGCTGGCGATCGTCGCGCCGGTCCTGCTCTCGCTGATCTTCTTCAGCCTGCAGGCGGCGTTCTTCTTCTACGGCCGGGCCGCCGCCACGCACGCCGCCAGGGAAGGGGTGTCCATGCTCCGGCTCGCCGAGGACCGCTCCGACTACGCCGCGCTGCAGCCCGACGCGCTGGCCCGCACCGAGCGCTTCGCCGCCAACGTCGGCGGGCCGGGCCTCGTGGATCCCGAGGTGGGCAGCACCTACGTCGAGGAGGGTGACGGCACCGCCCGGGTGACGGTGACGGTGAGCGGCCGGGTCATCACGCTCGTGCCGGGCCTGCGGCTCACCGCCACCGCCGACGCCTCCGGGACCGTGGAGCGCTTCCTCGAGCCCGAGCTCGCCCCCTGACCCGGCCCGCACCCGAGACCACCGACACCAGAGCACACCGAGACGAGGACGACATGGGACGGCATACCGCCACCCGGGAGCGCGGGTCCATCGCGCTCGAGTTCGCCTTCGCCGCGCCCATCGTGCTGCTCATGCTGGCCCTGGCCTGGACCTTCGGCCGGGTGGCCTGGGCCAACGGCCACCTCGAGGCCGGCACCCGCGACGCCGCCCGGGTCGCCACCCAGGCCCGCTCCCTGCCCGAGGCCCGCACCAGCGCGATGGCGGTCCTGCAGGAGAACACCCGGGCGATCGACGGGTGCCCGGCCAGCCTGACGGTGCAGATCACCGGCGACTTCGAGCCCGGCTCCACCCTGACGGTGCAGGCCAGCTGCAGCTACGCCCTGTCCGACATCGGTATGCCCGGCGCCCCGGGGCGGGTCTCCCCCTCATCCTCCTTCGCCTCGGTCGTGGACCAGTACCGCGGGGTCGACCCGTGAGGCGGCTCGTGCGCGTGCTGCGCTCCGGCGGGGAGCGCGGGTCCATCCTCCCGGTCATCCCGGTCGTGGCGCTCTCGTTGCTGCTCATCGCCGGGCTGGTCATCGACGCCTCCCGACAGCTCAACGCGCGCAGCCAGGCGGTCGCCTACGCCGAGGAGGCCGCGCGCGCCGGGGCGCAGGCCGTCGAGCCGGAGCCCCCCGCCACCCTGGACCCGCAGCAGGCGCGACGCAACGTCGGCGACTACTGCGCCCAGGTGCTGCGGCGCAGCGCGGTGACCAGCTGCGGCGTCACCGACATCGAGCCGGCGAGCGACAGCCCACGGCCCTACACGATGGTCGTGCGGGTGGAGACGCAGATCCCCACGACCCTGCTGGGCATGGTGGGCGTGCGCAGCCTCAGCGCCTCCGGTGTCGGGCGTGCCGAGCCCGTGGCCGGGGAGCTGCTCGACCCGCCGGCGCCGCCCGACCCGGAGCCGGACCCCGGGCCCGACCCCGAACCCGGACCGCCGCCCGACCCGGAGCCCGGACCCCCCGCCGACCCCGAGCCAGGACCGCCGGCCGACCCCGAGCCAGGACCCCCCGCACCGTGAGGACCAGGATGACGACGACGACCTCCCCGACGACGACGGACGGCGCCCGCGGTGGGCTGATGGCCGTCTGCTGCGCGCTGCCGCTCCTGCTGGGTGCGTGCGGCACCTCGGACGACGTGCCGCAGAGCTCGCCGACCGCCCTGTCCTCCGACGACGCGGCCCCGGCGACGGACGAGCCGACCACCGAGGAGCCGACGGCCACCTCCGCGGAGCCCACCGGGGAGGAGACCGACGAGGAGCCGCCCTCGGAGGGGGCCGAGGGCGAGGGCGCCGAGGACCGACCGGAGACGTGGGCCACCTTCACCGCGGAGCCACCGCCGCTCGTGGTCGAGGA
This genomic window from Serinicoccus chungangensis contains:
- a CDS encoding MauE/DoxX family redox-associated membrane protein, with product MSALAAACAWAVGAVLLASGLSHTRAPGSTRAALQAHGTLPAPTHRWLALGLGPVELVLAVGLLAAGAGLLGGPGVRALALGAAALCLGFAAYLRVVRRRTHGQEVPCGCGLGTAPVTGWSVLRAGLLAAFALVTLALPTGPWTAAPGAPVWAQVVVAAGGGLALAVATAALPAARAVPAGLTTLTGAAR
- a CDS encoding App1 family protein encodes the protein MARPHIAAQLEDSVRRRTSSSLRRRGWHERLFGYTGYGTPDRGRVFARVLLSRHEPEESRTALTHAQDSLLDIAQRGWRLFLTAPAVGVTVHVRLGQAHATARTDRGGYVDVELPRHGLGPGWQEAHLDLGNGDSLTVSVLVVDPAEGVGLVSDIDDTVMVTHLPRMFIAGWNTFVRSEQVRQAVPGMSAMYRALLADDPGMPVFYLSTGAWNTAPALTRFLRRHDFPVGPMLLTDWGPTNTGWFRSGQEHKEAELRRLREDFPGMRWILVGDDGQHDPVIYGEFAQEHPEAVEAICLRELTPAEQVLSSGLPVATDQLLGKRVQVPMLKASNGFGLHQLLVGARSRTRPAEES
- a CDS encoding Fpg/Nei family DNA glycosylase, whose amino-acid sequence is MPELPEVQALTNFLSDRVTGRVVTDTELGSIAVLKTFDPPPSALVGAPVDAVRRHGKFVDLDVDGTHLVFHLARAGWLRWYDEVPRTQVRPGRSPIALRVRLDDGAGFDLTEAGTKKGLAAYVVTDPAQVPGVATLGPDPLADDFDEAAFAALLRGRRTQVKGVLRDQSILAGVGNAYSDEILHAARLSPFALAAGLTPEQVGELYRALRTTLEAAVMAAEGKPAAALKDAKRAGMNVHGRTGEACPVCGDTVREVSFADSSLQYCPTCQTGGKPLADRRMSRLLR
- a CDS encoding HAD family hydrolase; translation: MVVRHLVEDGERATDTIGELLAATEDELVVVGRRGEVRIRQVDVVAAKPVPDRPWRVAAFLRRAGVAVLDLDGVPLLGPVEQLLASLAADGIPVVLLTDGSDRLTSELERAGLEHLAVLQGHASGPRGATPEPEAYAAAHAAVERRLGRPVAPSEVAFTDDRRDHVDAARAFGWRGQLFTLPR
- a CDS encoding rhodanese-like domain-containing protein, which produces MSDIPSIPVSDVADDAVVIDVREPEEWAAGHAPGAVHLPLGDIPARIDELPETSTSLPVVCRSGGRSGRAVEWLVQQGFDVVNVEGGMQAWSRAGKSMVGGSDGQEPTVV
- a CDS encoding SAF domain-containing protein, with translation MTTATSGATASRLPARSRDKRPALALLALLLVLVGALGSALLVYRTGNRVQVLVAAQTIQQGAEVTEDDFSVAEIAFEDGAQVVSAESLPQFVGSQAVSTIPQGSLVSGQMFTPSELAEPGVQQVGVVVASPGRPADAMRAGDIVRVFATAPESAVAAAEDAEQLVEAAKVVAVGPVVDTSDTIHVTLLLPEDAAPAVVAASATGTVALSLLPADTTPVVDWRTE
- a CDS encoding CpaF family protein; its protein translation is MTTSSTPLLAGASPEQQAEMNQLVRTLRSQVADRLNQQRRRDEVAGRSPMSSEDERHFARSLIVQVLEDHATLMITEGRVPPTAEEEERVAAAIHAALFGVGRLQPLLEDREVENIDINGCDRVFVGYADGHEEIAPPVADSDEELIELIQILAANVGLTSRPFDSANPQLDLRLPDGSRLSAVMGVCQRPSLSIRRARLGQVSLEDLLATQTFSEDVMRFLKAAVAARKNIMIAGATNSGKTTMLRAMAAEIPSEERLITVERALELGLDKFEDQHPNVVAFEERLPNSEGVGMVTMAELVRRSLRMNPSRVIVGEVLGDEIVTMLNAMSQGNDGSLSTIHANSSMEVFNRIATYALQAEENLPVEATHMLIAGSINFVVFMRKKNEHATGGGLMRGVQSIREVTGVDGRVLSSEVFAAGPDGVARAKAPIECIDDLVPFGYTPTPVTRWD
- a CDS encoding type II secretion system F family protein, which translates into the protein MGQLYTLLLPMATGAVVGLGLYVAVLAVVGLPERDPSTPRRFENVTLGGVSRRLVAGVVVGLLVLLLTRWVVAAVGIGLLAGLWDQLTGDSRAETAGINKLEALATWTESLRDTIAGAVGLEQAIPATAVNAGPSIRSSLNLLVDRLRIREPLSEALIDFAEDLDDPSADVICSALVLNARLRGPGLRDVLGALAVSTREELDMRRRISASRRSIRRSVKIIVIIVLSVMGGLALFNRVYVEPYSSLAGQGVLLVVAGLFAGGLLWMRKLSEPQKLSRFLVVNRAARARDMEQLLDDVREGAQTGRSGRGGRR
- a CDS encoding type II secretion system F family protein, whose amino-acid sequence is MVWPMLAGGLVGLGVYLFIRTLLRPRPGVATLVARIDAGSRSMQTHTLSEYDTSFADMSSRGRSVMTGLADRFEVLAAQRGWQMSRHRADLTILNRSVGAMLALKVVSGTMLLLVGPLVWGALRLGGLDVGPSMPLGLGLLLGLLGFFLPDVSLRAEAEQRRREFRRTVGIFLDLVAMNLAGGRGLPEALLAASSVSDHWSVVRIRQTLANARLFGTTPWEALGRLGKDIGLEELESLSGALVLAADDGAKIRQSLSARATTMRRKALSEAEGDEGERSQSMLIAQMLLVVAFLVYLAYPALVALMTEQAI